The Anguilla anguilla isolate fAngAng1 chromosome 4, fAngAng1.pri, whole genome shotgun sequence genome has a window encoding:
- the yes1 gene encoding tyrosine-protein kinase yes, whose translation MGCIKSKEGKGPAMKYRPENAAADSVSAHVGHYGPDPTQLNQSPAPKGPANSYNSHSITPFGGSTVMTPFGGASSSFTAAATSPFPGAVTGGVTFFVALYDYEARTSDDLSFKKGDRFQIINNTEGDWWEARSINTGKKGYIPSNYVAPADSIQAEEWYFGKMGRKDAERLLLNPGNQRGTFLVRESETTKGAYSLSIRDWDDAKGDNVKHYKIRKLDNGGYYITTRAQFETLQKLVKHYTEHADGLCHRLTAVCPTVKPQTQGLAKDAWEIPRDSLRLEVKLGQGCFGEVWMGTWNGTTKVAIKTLKPGTMSPEAFLQEAQIMKKLRHDKLVPLYAVVSEEPIYIVTEYMAKGSLLDFLKEGEGKYLKLPQLVDMAAQIADGMAFIERMNYIHRDLRAANILVGDNLVCKIADFGLARLIEDNEYTARQGAKFPIKWTAPEAALYGRFTIKSDVWSFGILLTELVTKGRVPYPGMVNREVLEQVERGYRMPCPQGCPESLHEMMKLCWKKDPDERPTFEYIQSFLEDYFTATEPQYQPGDNL comes from the exons ATGGGTTGCATCAAGAGCAAAGAGGGCAAGGGCCCCGCCATGAAGTACAGGCCCGAGAACGCCGCGGCCGACTCCGTGAGCGCGCACGTGGGGCACTACGGGCCCGACCCCACGCAGCTCAACCAGTCCCCCGCCCCCAAGGGCCCGGCCAACAGCTACAACAGCCATTCCATCACCCCCTTCGGCGGCTCCACCGTCATGACCCCCTTCGGCggggcctcctcctccttcaccgccgccgccaccagCCCCTTCCCGGGAGCCGTGACGg GTGGGGTTACATTTTTTGTGGCCTTATACGACTATGAAGCCAGAACGTCCGATGATCTATCATTCAAGAAGGGGGATAGGTTCCAGATCATTAATAACAC GGAGGGGGACTGGTGGGAAGCCCGATCCATTAACACGGGGAAGAAAGGATACATTCCGAGCAACTACGTGGCTCCCGCGGACTCCATCCAGGCCGAGGA GTGGTACTTTGGTAAAATGGGACGCAAAGATGCCGAGCGGCTACTCTTGAACCCAGGAAACCAGCGGGGAACCTTCTTGGTGCGAGAAAGCGAAACTACTAAAG GAGCCTACTCTCTGTCCATACGGGACTGGGACGACGCTAAAGGAGACAATGTGAAACACTACAAAATCCGCAAACTTGACAACGGGGGCTACTACATCACCACCAGGGCGCAGTTTGAGACACTACAGAAGCTGGTGAAACACTACACAG AGCACGCGGACGGGCTGTGCCACAGGCTGACCGCCGTGTGCCCCACGGTGAAGCCGCAGACGCAGGGCCTGGCCAAGGACGCCTGGGAGATCCCCCGCGACTCGCTGAGGCTGGAGGTGAAGCTGGGCCAGGGCTGCTTCGGAGAGGTGTGGATGG GCACATGGAACGGGACCACGAAGGTGGCCATCAAAACCCTGAAGCCGGGCACCATGTCCCCTGAGGCCTTCCTGCAGGAGGCCCAGATCATGAAGAAGCTCCGGCACGACAAGCTGGTGCCGCTGTACGCCGTGGTGTCCGAGGAGCCCATCTACATCGTCACCGAGTACATGGCCAAAG GAAGTTTATTGGACTTCCtgaaggaaggagagggaaagtATCTAAAGCTTCCCCAGCTTGTTGACATGGCTGCCCAG ATCGCCGACGGGATGGCTTTCATCGAGAGGATGAACTACATCCACAGGGACCTGCGGGCGGCCAACATCCTCGTCGGGGACAACCTGGTGTGCAAGATCGCCGATTTCGGCCTGGCCAGGCTGATCGAGGATAACGAGTACACCGCGCGGCAAG GAGCGAAGTTCCCCATCAAATGGACGGCCCCGGAGGCCGCCCTGTACGGCCGCTTCACCATCAAGTCCGACGTCTGGTCCTTCGGCATCCTCCTGACCGAGCTGGTGACCAAGGGCAGGGTGCCATATCCAG GCATGGTGAACCGGGAGGTCCTGGAACAGGTGGAGCGCGGGTACCGGATGCCCTGCCCACAGGGCTGCCCCGAATCCCTGCACGAGATGATGAAGCTCTGCTGGAAAAAAGACCCGGACGAGAGGCCCACGTTTGAGTACATCCAGTCCTTCCTGGAGGACTACTTCACAGCCACAGAGCCGCAGTACCAGCCGGGAGACAACCTATAG